One Mycolicibacterium fortuitum subsp. fortuitum genomic window carries:
- a CDS encoding sigma-70 family RNA polymerase sigma factor, translating to MTTAAAAPDSDAVLAARFVREAMPFHTVLLRTARRLTLSQADAEDLVQDTLMNAYTGFHRFEPGTNLQAWLFRIMHNRWISTHRMKQRRPDTFSVAEFTDNDMLGSAGHSAIAERSAEDRALDLFCDDRIRDAVLTLPEGFRTVLYYADIEGLTYAETAARMDIPLGTVMSRIARSRERLRAALAEIDDDIRNVA from the coding sequence ATGACGACAGCCGCAGCCGCCCCAGACTCCGACGCTGTGTTGGCGGCGCGGTTCGTGCGCGAGGCGATGCCGTTCCACACCGTGCTGCTGCGCACCGCACGGCGGCTGACCCTCAGCCAGGCCGATGCCGAGGATCTGGTGCAGGACACGTTGATGAACGCTTACACGGGTTTCCATCGGTTCGAGCCCGGAACCAACCTGCAGGCCTGGCTGTTTCGCATCATGCACAACCGATGGATCAGCACGCACCGGATGAAGCAGCGTCGGCCCGATACATTCTCGGTCGCCGAGTTCACCGACAACGACATGCTGGGCAGCGCGGGCCATTCCGCGATCGCAGAACGCTCTGCCGAGGACCGGGCGCTCGACCTTTTCTGCGACGACCGGATCCGAGACGCGGTGCTGACACTGCCGGAAGGTTTCCGAACGGTGCTGTACTACGCCGATATCGAGGGCTTGACATATGCCGAAACCGCAGCCCGTATGGACATCCCGCTGGGAACCGTGATGTCGCGTATCGCGCGCAGCCGCGAACGCCTGCGCGCCGCGTTGGCCGAGATCGACGACGACATTCGCAATGTCGCCTGA
- a CDS encoding TetR family transcriptional regulator, whose amino-acid sequence MRRPAAETKSVILAAARERFAADGYERATIRAIAADAAIDPSMVMRYYGNKERLFAAAAEFDLELPDLTQVPRAQIGAALAAHFLERWERDEALLILLRAGVTNEAVAERMRTIFAGQLAPAVAETTGNAPDTPQRASLAASQVLGMALCRYVLEFPPLVTMSRQEVVDWIGPTLQRYLVG is encoded by the coding sequence ATGCGTCGACCGGCAGCTGAGACCAAGTCCGTCATCCTCGCCGCGGCCCGCGAGCGATTCGCCGCCGACGGCTACGAGCGGGCCACCATCCGGGCCATCGCCGCCGATGCCGCGATCGACCCGTCGATGGTGATGCGGTACTACGGCAACAAGGAGCGGCTGTTCGCCGCGGCGGCCGAATTCGACCTGGAGCTACCCGATCTGACCCAGGTGCCCCGCGCCCAGATCGGCGCCGCGCTGGCCGCGCACTTTCTGGAACGCTGGGAGCGCGACGAAGCGTTGTTGATCCTGTTGCGCGCCGGCGTCACCAACGAGGCAGTCGCGGAACGGATGCGCACGATCTTCGCCGGTCAGCTCGCCCCGGCGGTCGCGGAAACGACGGGCAACGCTCCCGACACCCCGCAACGCGCCAGCCTCGCGGCGTCGCAGGTGCTGGGCATGGCGTTGTGCCGCTACGTACTGGAATTCCCGCCCCTGGTCACCATGTCTCGCCAGGAGGTTGTCGACTGGATCGGACCCACACTGCAGCGGTATCTCGTCGGCTAG
- a CDS encoding FAD-dependent oxidoreductase — MKMQTTTTDVLIVGAGPVGLTAAIVLIQHGHDVTVVDRQAEGANTSRAAVIHPHTLELLEPYGVVGDLVARGVHTPTFTIRDRDDLLIAVPFSQLPTRYPYTLMISQSDTEAFLLGRLEELGGKVIRPASVIGIQQSADRAIATFADGQQIRARYLIGADGMHSTVRDQAGIAFTGGTYGESFALADVRLSGGVPADEVILYFSPAGLVVVAPLPDGMYRIVATVNEAPQHPDIAFVQSLLDERGPEARPAVVEEIVWGSRFRVHHRVADAFRADRILLAGDAAHVHSPAGGQGMNLGIEDAVVLGERLSQVLDAGGDEALLDDYAATRRQTARGVVSMTGKLTELATASARRRPVRNRIMRLAGKLPAVRRALAWRLSGLNRR, encoded by the coding sequence ATGAAGATGCAGACCACCACTACCGACGTGCTGATCGTCGGAGCCGGGCCCGTCGGCCTGACCGCCGCCATCGTTCTCATCCAGCACGGCCACGATGTGACCGTGGTCGACCGCCAGGCCGAGGGCGCCAACACCTCGCGCGCCGCCGTGATCCACCCGCACACCCTGGAACTGCTGGAGCCCTACGGCGTGGTCGGTGACTTGGTCGCGCGAGGGGTCCACACTCCGACCTTCACCATCCGCGACCGCGACGATCTGCTGATCGCGGTGCCGTTCAGCCAACTGCCGACCCGCTACCCGTACACGCTGATGATTTCGCAGTCCGACACCGAGGCGTTCCTGCTCGGGCGACTGGAGGAGCTGGGTGGCAAGGTCATCCGTCCAGCGTCGGTCATCGGGATACAGCAGTCCGCCGACCGCGCGATCGCCACGTTCGCCGACGGGCAGCAGATCCGGGCCAGGTACCTGATCGGGGCCGACGGTATGCACAGCACGGTCCGCGACCAGGCCGGTATCGCGTTCACCGGCGGCACGTATGGCGAATCGTTCGCACTCGCCGATGTCCGGCTGTCCGGTGGTGTGCCCGCCGACGAGGTGATCCTGTACTTCTCCCCCGCCGGGCTGGTCGTGGTCGCACCGTTGCCCGACGGGATGTACCGCATCGTCGCCACGGTGAACGAGGCGCCGCAGCACCCAGACATCGCGTTCGTGCAATCACTGCTGGACGAACGGGGCCCGGAAGCACGGCCGGCAGTGGTCGAAGAGATCGTCTGGGGTTCCAGGTTTCGCGTGCACCACCGCGTTGCCGACGCGTTCCGCGCCGACCGGATCCTGCTGGCGGGCGACGCCGCCCACGTGCACTCGCCCGCCGGCGGACAGGGCATGAACCTCGGGATCGAGGATGCCGTGGTCCTGGGTGAGCGACTCTCGCAGGTGCTGGACGCCGGAGGCGACGAGGCGCTGCTCGACGATTACGCCGCTACCCGGCGCCAGACCGCGCGGGGGGTCGTGTCGATGACGGGGAAGTTGACCGAACTCGCCACCGCGTCGGCCCGGCGCCGTCCCGTCCGCAACCGCATCATGCGCCTGGCCGGCAAGCTGCCCGCCGTTCGCCGAGCTCTGGCCTGGCGGTTGTCCGGGCTGAACCGGCGCTGA
- a CDS encoding SDR family NAD(P)-dependent oxidoreductase: protein MEYASTELEGYRALVTGGTAGIGLACADLLARAGATVTITGRDEQRGRDAAAALGRDVRFIRADLADLASVRWLAQHFDQLDILVNNAAAFPGALTVDQDVASFEQTFDTNVRGTYFLVAQLVGGMLERGRGSIVNVTSMVASKGVPGASTYSASKAAVESLTRTWAAEFGSGGVRVNSVAPGPTRTEGVAAQWGDTNEELGRALPLGRTATPEEIAHAVLFLSSPRAAFITGSTLHADGGGTAI from the coding sequence ATGGAATACGCGTCGACAGAGCTCGAAGGATACCGCGCGCTGGTCACCGGGGGCACGGCGGGCATCGGACTGGCCTGCGCCGACCTGCTGGCCCGTGCGGGCGCGACGGTGACCATCACCGGGCGGGATGAACAGCGGGGACGCGATGCCGCGGCGGCGCTCGGCCGTGACGTCCGGTTCATCAGAGCCGACCTCGCCGACCTGGCCTCGGTGCGCTGGCTGGCTCAACACTTCGATCAGCTCGACATCCTGGTCAACAACGCCGCGGCATTTCCCGGTGCGCTGACCGTCGACCAGGATGTCGCCTCCTTCGAGCAGACCTTCGACACCAATGTGCGGGGCACCTACTTCCTGGTCGCCCAGTTGGTCGGCGGCATGCTCGAGCGCGGCCGCGGCAGCATCGTCAACGTCACCTCGATGGTCGCGTCCAAAGGCGTGCCCGGCGCCTCCACCTACAGCGCATCCAAGGCCGCCGTCGAATCGCTGACCCGTACCTGGGCCGCCGAATTCGGTTCCGGCGGGGTGCGCGTCAACAGCGTGGCGCCGGGACCGACCCGCACCGAAGGGGTTGCGGCCCAATGGGGCGACACCAACGAGGAACTCGGCCGCGCCCTGCCGCTGGGCCGCACGGCCACGCCCGAGGAGATCGCCCACGCGGTGCTGTTCCTGAGTTCGCCTCGGGCGGCGTTCATCACCGGATCGACACTGCACGCCGACGGAGGTGGCACCGCCATCTGA
- a CDS encoding purine-nucleoside phosphorylase gives MTDPQASSQAAAAIAERTGVERHDVAVVLGSGWAPAVAELGDPVATVPMADLPGFTPPTATGHGGLVHSVRLGSHRVLVLAGRIHAYEGHDLQHVVHPVRTAAATGVSTVVLTNAAGGLQGEYQVGQPVLISDHLNLTGRSPLVGAQFVDLVDAYSPALRALAREIEPTLAEGVYAGLPGPHYETPAEIRMLRTLGADLVGMSTVHETIAARAAGLQVLGISMVTNLAAGMTGEPLSHAEVLEAGRQSATRMGSLLASVIRQI, from the coding sequence CGCCGAACGAACCGGCGTCGAACGCCACGATGTCGCGGTGGTGCTCGGTTCGGGCTGGGCTCCGGCGGTGGCCGAGCTGGGCGATCCGGTGGCTACGGTGCCGATGGCCGATCTGCCCGGCTTCACCCCGCCGACCGCCACCGGCCACGGCGGCCTGGTGCACTCGGTGCGCCTCGGCAGTCACCGGGTGCTGGTGCTGGCCGGGCGTATCCACGCCTATGAAGGCCACGATCTGCAGCACGTGGTGCATCCCGTCCGGACTGCCGCGGCCACTGGCGTATCGACCGTGGTGCTGACCAACGCCGCCGGCGGGCTGCAGGGCGAGTACCAGGTGGGCCAGCCGGTGCTGATCAGCGACCATCTCAACCTCACGGGTCGGTCACCGCTGGTCGGCGCGCAGTTCGTGGACCTGGTCGATGCGTACTCCCCCGCACTTCGAGCGCTGGCTCGCGAGATCGAGCCGACCTTGGCCGAGGGCGTATACGCCGGGTTGCCCGGTCCGCATTACGAGACCCCCGCCGAGATCCGGATGCTGCGCACCCTGGGAGCCGATCTGGTCGGCATGTCCACGGTGCACGAGACGATCGCCGCTCGGGCCGCCGGCCTGCAGGTACTGGGCATCTCGATGGTGACCAACCTGGCCGCCGGGATGACGGGCGAGCCGCTCAGCCACGCCGAGGTCCTCGAGGCCGGGCGTCAGTCGGCCACCCGGATGGGTTCCCTGCTGGCTTCGGTGATCAGACAGATCTAG
- a CDS encoding C40 family peptidase codes for MPASAAALAAPLYELRDLVGTGRPETGPSVAALDAAHSALSGIAAALSQSWQRAAVDWSGTAATAAAGFAAATVTEVAGLALDAQALSAAAGRAGTAVAEARSRLQAIIDHFEERAAALAPHLDEPGVAQQLQAEARRAIAEASAVVDALRVELDRQAGAVTVPVTGPGLQPSPGFSGAGFSGGAPTGAGLSGPGSSGAGFSGAAFSGSGFSGGAADLSAAPVGLRDPGMFGDGVAVRLPDGTTAVAPNAVAAGAVRHALTQLGVPYRWGGTTPGVGLDCSGLTQWAYHQAGLDIPRLAQEQDIGKAVSQATLRPGDLAVWDGHVAMIVGENTMIEAGDPVKLSPIRTTNAGQGFQGFWRPTA; via the coding sequence GTGCCCGCATCCGCCGCTGCGCTGGCCGCGCCGCTCTACGAGTTGCGGGATCTGGTGGGCACCGGCCGGCCGGAAACCGGTCCCTCCGTGGCGGCACTGGATGCCGCCCATTCGGCACTGTCGGGTATCGCGGCGGCGCTCAGCCAATCGTGGCAGCGTGCCGCCGTCGATTGGTCCGGCACGGCCGCAACCGCGGCGGCCGGATTCGCCGCCGCCACCGTCACCGAGGTGGCCGGTCTCGCTCTGGATGCACAGGCACTCAGCGCCGCCGCCGGGCGCGCGGGCACGGCGGTGGCCGAGGCCAGGTCACGGCTGCAGGCCATCATCGACCACTTCGAGGAGCGCGCCGCGGCCCTGGCGCCACACCTCGACGAGCCCGGAGTCGCCCAGCAACTGCAGGCCGAGGCGCGGCGCGCGATCGCCGAGGCGTCTGCCGTGGTCGATGCGCTACGGGTCGAGCTGGACCGCCAGGCCGGTGCGGTGACCGTGCCGGTCACCGGCCCAGGATTGCAGCCCAGCCCAGGCTTCTCGGGCGCCGGGTTCTCGGGAGGCGCACCCACCGGGGCGGGGCTGTCCGGGCCGGGATCATCCGGGGCCGGTTTCTCGGGAGCCGCCTTCTCGGGAAGCGGCTTCTCGGGAGGCGCTGCCGACTTGTCCGCGGCCCCGGTCGGCCTGCGTGATCCGGGCATGTTCGGTGACGGTGTGGCGGTACGGCTGCCCGACGGCACCACGGCGGTGGCACCCAATGCGGTAGCCGCCGGCGCCGTGCGGCACGCGTTGACCCAACTGGGGGTGCCCTACCGCTGGGGCGGCACCACACCAGGCGTCGGGCTGGACTGCAGCGGGCTGACACAGTGGGCCTATCACCAAGCGGGACTGGATATTCCGCGACTGGCCCAGGAACAGGACATCGGTAAGGCGGTCTCGCAAGCAACGCTGCGCCCCGGTGATCTGGCGGTGTGGGACGGCCACGTGGCGATGATCGTCGGAGAGAACACCATGATCGAGGCCGGCGATCCCGTGAAGCTGTCACCCATTCGGACGACGAATGCCGGTCAGGGCTTTCAGGGATTCTGGCGGCCGACGGCCTGA
- a CDS encoding phospho-sugar mutase: MTTIATAAAEWIAHDPDPQTAAELSACSPEELDRRFSNPLRFGTAGLRGPLRGGPDAMNLAVVVRATWALAQVLKDRGLGGYHVVVGRDARHSSDEFALATAEVLAAEGFNVLLMVAAVPTPVTAYTVRHLPAAAGVQITASHNPPTDNGYKVFLDGGVQIISPVDREIEAAMARAPHADEIRRAPVQTGGLGQIHHYTERAARVRRSSGSVRVALTPLHGVGGEYALDALALAGFDDVHVVEEQFSPDPDFPTVRFPNPEEPGAVDALLALADEVDAEIAIALDPDADRCAVGVPGPDGWRMLTGDETGWLLGDYILSQFEPGPVSEAALVASTVVSSRMLAAIAAAHDAQHAETLTGFKWLARAQSPGNTLVYAYEEAIGHCVDPASVRDKDGISAAVLAADLVAALRGQGRTMLDALDALAKVHGVHVTGAVSRQVDDAEAAMTRLRGAPPTELAGIAVTVEDLLARDGQQRTDALIFTGEDAGTSVRVVVRPSGTEPKLKSYTEVRCAPTDDLDSARAHAKMLSQVLADAAARW; the protein is encoded by the coding sequence ATGACCACCATCGCGACCGCCGCCGCCGAATGGATCGCGCATGACCCCGACCCGCAGACCGCAGCCGAATTATCCGCCTGCAGTCCCGAAGAACTCGACCGCCGGTTCAGCAATCCGCTGAGATTCGGTACCGCCGGTCTCCGCGGACCGTTGCGAGGCGGCCCCGATGCGATGAACCTCGCCGTCGTCGTCCGCGCCACCTGGGCACTGGCTCAGGTACTCAAGGATCGTGGCCTGGGCGGGTACCACGTGGTGGTGGGTCGCGACGCTCGACACAGCTCCGACGAATTCGCCCTGGCGACCGCTGAAGTCCTTGCGGCCGAGGGCTTCAACGTGCTGCTGATGGTCGCGGCCGTCCCGACGCCGGTGACCGCCTACACCGTCCGGCACTTGCCCGCGGCGGCCGGCGTCCAGATCACCGCGTCGCACAACCCCCCGACAGACAACGGCTACAAGGTGTTTCTCGACGGCGGGGTGCAGATCATCTCCCCTGTCGACCGGGAAATAGAGGCCGCGATGGCCCGGGCTCCACATGCCGACGAGATACGCAGGGCGCCAGTGCAAACCGGCGGTCTCGGACAGATCCACCACTACACGGAGCGCGCGGCCCGGGTCCGCCGCAGCTCCGGATCCGTACGGGTGGCACTGACACCCCTGCACGGAGTCGGTGGCGAGTACGCGCTTGATGCGCTGGCCCTGGCCGGATTCGACGACGTGCATGTGGTCGAGGAGCAGTTCAGCCCCGATCCCGACTTTCCCACGGTCCGCTTCCCCAATCCCGAGGAACCGGGTGCGGTCGACGCACTACTCGCGCTGGCCGACGAAGTGGACGCCGAAATCGCCATCGCCCTGGACCCCGACGCCGACCGCTGCGCCGTGGGGGTGCCCGGACCGGACGGCTGGCGCATGCTCACCGGCGACGAAACCGGCTGGCTGTTGGGCGATTACATCTTGTCCCAGTTCGAACCCGGACCGGTCAGCGAAGCCGCCCTGGTGGCCAGCACCGTGGTTTCCTCGCGGATGCTGGCTGCCATCGCGGCAGCGCACGACGCCCAGCACGCCGAAACCCTCACCGGGTTCAAGTGGTTGGCCCGCGCCCAGTCGCCGGGCAACACCCTGGTCTACGCGTACGAGGAGGCCATCGGGCATTGTGTCGACCCGGCTTCGGTCCGCGACAAGGACGGCATCAGCGCCGCCGTTCTGGCCGCTGACCTGGTGGCTGCGCTGCGCGGTCAGGGCCGCACCATGCTCGATGCCCTGGACGCACTGGCCAAGGTGCACGGCGTGCACGTGACAGGAGCGGTCAGCCGCCAGGTCGACGACGCCGAAGCGGCCATGACGCGCCTACGTGGGGCCCCTCCGACCGAACTAGCCGGCATCGCCGTCACTGTCGAGGATCTGCTGGCGCGGGACGGGCAGCAACGCACGGATGCGCTGATCTTCACCGGCGAGGACGCAGGCACGTCGGTCCGGGTCGTGGTGCGCCCGTCGGGAACCGAACCGAAACTCAAGTCCTACACCGAAGTTCGGTGTGCACCGACCGATGACCTGGATTCGGCACGGGCGCACGCCAAGATGCTGAGCCAGGTCCTTGCCGACGCCGCCGCGCGCTGGTAA
- the upp gene encoding uracil phosphoribosyltransferase → MDVRVVDHPLAAARLTTLRDERTDNAGFRAALRDLTMMLIYEATRDAPCEQIAVRTPVTDTTGSRLANPPLLVPVLRAGLGMVDQAHALIPEAQVGFVGMARDESTHQPTPYLASLPDDLSRRSVFVLDPMLATGGSMAYTLGLLKERKAEDITAVCVVCAPQGIQALEEAAPDIRLITATIDEGLNEIAYIVPGLGDAGDRQFGPR, encoded by the coding sequence ATGGATGTGCGCGTCGTCGACCACCCCCTCGCCGCCGCGCGGCTGACCACGCTGCGGGACGAGCGGACCGACAACGCGGGGTTCCGCGCGGCGCTGCGTGACCTGACGATGATGCTGATCTACGAGGCGACCCGGGACGCGCCCTGCGAGCAGATCGCCGTGCGCACCCCGGTGACCGATACCACCGGTTCGCGGCTGGCCAATCCACCTCTGCTGGTGCCGGTGTTGCGGGCCGGCCTCGGGATGGTCGACCAGGCGCACGCGTTGATTCCCGAGGCGCAGGTCGGCTTCGTCGGTATGGCGCGCGATGAGTCGACGCATCAGCCGACGCCCTACCTGGCATCGCTGCCCGACGACTTGAGCAGGCGGTCTGTCTTCGTTCTCGACCCGATGCTGGCCACCGGCGGATCGATGGCCTACACCCTCGGCCTGCTGAAGGAGCGCAAGGCCGAGGACATCACCGCGGTATGCGTGGTGTGCGCGCCGCAGGGGATCCAGGCGTTGGAGGAGGCCGCTCCCGACATCCGGCTGATCACCGCGACCATCGATGAGGGGCTCAACGAGATCGCCTACATCGTCCCGGGTCTCGGTGACGCCGGGGACAGGCAGTTCGGACCGCGCTAA